The Symbiobacterium terraclitae genomic interval CGCGAGCGCGACAGCTGGATCGCCCTCGAGCGGCAGATCGCCGAGGGCATCCTGGCCGCGGTGGAGCCCTTCCTCCAGCTGCAGGCGTACCTGCGGGAGCAGGAAGGGGGCGAGGGCTGATGCCGGATTCCGGCAACCGCCGGCTGCGGCGGACGCTCTGGGGAATCGCCCTGTCCGAGGCCCAGCGCCGGCTGCGGGAGCAGGAGGAACAGTCCGCCCTGGAGCTGCGCCAGCTCCGGGAGGCTATCGACCAGGTGAAGGCCGAGGAGGCGGATCTGCAGGCGCAGTGCGCGGCGCTGGAGGAGCAGGTGCGCGACGCCCGCACCCGGCTGGAGCAGCTCCGCACCGGGCTCGACCGCCACCAGGCGATGGCGCCCATCCAGGAGCTGGTGCTGGCGCGGGAGATCGCCGACCTGGAGGAGGAGCACGCCCGCCGCATGGCGGCGCTGCAGGCCGAGCAAGAGCGCATCCGGGCAGAGATCGCCGGGCGGCGCGCCTCTCTGCACCGGTGGGTCCAGAGCCTCCTGGCCTCCGTGGCCGAGCGGGGAACGCGTTAAGGGGGCGGCACCCGCGGTTGCCGTCCCCCTCACGCCCGTCTTCGGCCTCCTCAGCCGCTCTCGAGCGGCCGCCCCTCGCCTCCCGTAAGCACCCAGGCCCGTACCTCGCACTCCTCCATGCCCGAGGAGACCAGGGGGTCTGCCGCCGCGACGGCCTCCGCCTCGGCCAAGGAGTCCGCCCGGATGATCGTCATGCCGCCGCTGCGGTCGGCGAAGGGCCCGCAGAGCACCAGCTGCCCCCGCTCCTGCAGCCGCCGCAGGTGTGCGTAGTGGGCCTGCAGGAGCTCGGGCGTGATCGTGCACCCCGGCTTGCGGGTCAGCCGGATCATGTAGCAGGTCTCCATCTCATTACCTCCCCCCTGCCATCGTACCGGCCCGACGCGGCCGGAAACAGGGACAAGGCGGCCCCCGACCGTCCGAAAACGGTCAGGGGCCGCGGCGTTCCGCCCCGCTAGCGCGGCTTGGCAGGTTCGATGTTCACCTGGTACCCGCGGATCGTCGCACCCTGCATCGCCTGCATCACCTGGCCGGCCACATCCTTCGGCACCTCGACGAAGGTAAACCGGTCGTAGATGTTGATCAGGCCGATGACGGAGCCCGGGATGTTGGCCTCCTGGGCGATGGTGCGCACGATGTCGGCCGGCTGGATCGACTGGGCCCGCCCGACGTTGAGGAAGAAGCGGACCATACCGGCCTCGGCGCCGGTGTCGCCGAAGTCGGTCTGGGCCGCCGCCTGGGACGGCTTGCCCTCGCCGGAGACCAGCTTCAGGGCGGCGGCGACCAGGTCGCTGGGGTCGTACTCGGCCATCAGGTCCTCGGCCATCTGCTTGAACTCGCCCAGCTGGTTCTCCTCGAGGACCTTGATCAGCTTCTCCTTCAGCTGCTCCCGCTGCTTCTCGGCCACGTCAGTCAGCGACGGCACCGGGCGGCGCTGCAGACGCGTCTTGATCACCCGCTCGATCAGGCGGAGCTGCGGGAACTCGCGCGGCGTCACCAGCGTGACGGCGGTGCCGGTGCGGCCGGCCCGGCCCGTGCGGCCGATGCGGTGGACGTAGCTCTCGGGGTCCTGGGGGATATCGTAGTTGAACACGTGGGTGACGTCGGAGATGTCGAGCCCGCGCGCCGCCACGTCGGTCGCGACCAGAAGCTCGATGTAGCCCTCCCGGAACCGGCTCATCACGCGGTTGCGCTGCGCCTGGTTCATGTCGCCGTGGATGCCCTCGGCCTGGTAGCCGCGGGCCTGCAGCGCCTCCACCAGCTCGTCGACGCCCTTCTTGGTGCGGCAGAAGCAGATGCCCCGCTCCACGTTCTCGATGTCGAGGATGCGCGTCAGCGCCTCGGTCTTGAACGAGGGCCGGACCTCGTAGAAGTACTGGTCGATCTGCGGCACGGTGAGCTGCTGCGGCGTCACCGAGATGGTGATGGGATCGCGCATGTAGCGGCCGGCCAGCCGGCGGATCTCGGGCGGCATCGTCGCCGAGAAGAGCAGGGTCTGCCGCTCGGCAGGGGTGGCCTGCAGGATCTTCTCGATGTCGTCGATGAAGCCCATGTCGAGCATCTCGTCGGCCTCGTCCAGCACCACGATGCGCACCTGGGAGAGGTCCAGCGTGCCGCGCCCCAGGTGATCCAGGATGCGGCCCGGCGTGCCGATGACCACGTCGACCCCGAACCGGAGCGAACGGATCTGCCGCTCGATGGACTGGCCGCCGTAGATGGCGATCGTTTTCACCCGCGCGTACTTGCCGATCTTGGTGATCTCCTCGGCCACCTGAATCGCCAGCTCGCGGGTCGGCGTGAGGACGATCGCCTGCACGGCCCGCAGCTTGGGATCCCAGCGTTCGACGATCGGTACGCCGAAGGCCGCGGTCTTGCCCGTGCCGGTCTGCGCCTGGCCGATCACGTCCCTGCCCTGGAGCAGCGAGGGAATCGCCTGCTCCTGGATAGGCGAGGGCTCCTCAAACCCCATATCGTCCAGTGCCTTGAGCACCTTCTCCGAAAGTTCCAGGTCCCGGAACGTCAACTTGGTCTCAGCCATCTCATCTCTCCTCATTCCCAGGCCCCTACACCCATGTTCAATACATTTTACCTCACCCTTGCCTGGTAGTGAAGAGCCATGTTCGAAGACTCACATTTCCAGGGGCGGGCCTCAGCGTCGGGGCGCTGGGCATCAGACGCGCCCGGAGGAGCCGAAGAGGCGCATCTTCGCCCGGGTGACCTCCTTCACCTTCTGGCGGGCGGGGGCCACCAGGTGGCGCGGGTCGTCCACCCCGGGCTTCTTCTCCAGTGTCTCCCGGATGCCCTCGACGAACGCGAGCTTCAGCTCCGTGCCGATGTTGATCTTCGAAACGCCCGCCGCGATCGCGTCGCGGATCATGTGGTCGGGCGTGCCGGAGCCGCCGTGCAGCACCAGGAAGCAGTCGGGCGCAACGGCCTTGACGGCGTCGTGGATGCGCTTCAGGCGGGGGATGTCCAGCTTCGGCTCGCCCTTGTAGAGGCCGTGGGCGTTCCCGATGGCCACGGCCACCGCGTCGACGCCGGTGTCCTGGACGAACCGGGCCGCCTCCTCGGGCTCGGTCATGGTCGCCTCGGCGTCGCTGACGACGATGTTCTCCTCGACGCCGCCGATCTTGCCGATCTCGCCCTCCACGGTCGCGCCGACGGCGTGGGCCATGGCGACCACCTGCCGGGTGATGGCCACGTTCTGCTCGTACGCGTAGTGCGAGGCGTCCACCATCACCGACTTGAAGCCGGCCACGATGCACTGGGTGGCCATCTCGAAGGACGGGCCGTGGTCCAGGTGGGCGACGATGGGCACCGGCGCCTGCTCGGCCAGCGCCTTGATGATCTCGGTGATGGGCTTCAGGCCCGCGTACTTGATGGCGCCTTCGGAGACGATCAGGATGGCCGGGGAGCGCTCCTCGACCGCGGCCTCAATCACGCCCTGGATGGTCTCCAGGTTCTGCACGCCGAAGGCGCCGACGGCGTACCCGCCTTTCTCGGCATCGGCGCAGACTTCACGCAGGGTAACAAGCGGCATGGTGCTTACCTCCAATGACTTCACGTTTACTTCACGTTCTTCAGGCGCATGAGGTCGTCGGCGAACATGCGGGCCGAGCCCAGGTTGGTGGCTACCGGGATGTCGCGCACGTCGCAGAGGCGCAGGAGGCCCTGCACGTCCGGCTCGTGGGGCATGGCGGTGAGCGGGTCCCGCAGGAAGATCACCATGTCCAGTTGGCCGGTGGCCACCAGGGAGCCGATCTGCTGGTCGCCCCCCAGCGGTCCCGAGAGGAAGCAGTGGATCTGCAGGCCGGTGTGCTCCGCGATCAGCTTCCCCGTCGTCCCGGTCGCAAACAGTTCATGCCCCTCGAAGGCCGACTTGTGCTCCGCCACGTACTTCAGCATGTCCTGCTTGCGGTTGTCGTGTGCAATGAGGGCGATGCGCATCGGCATACCTCCTCCCGAAACTAGATTCCGCCCCCCACCGCAGCGATGGGGGGCGGCGACGTAGCATTACAGACCCTTGCCGGCGATGTAGGCTGCGAGGTCCACCATGCGGTTGGAGTAGCCCCACTCGTTGTCGTACCAGGCGATGACCTTCACCAGGTTGCCGTCCAGCACCAGCGTGGACGGGGCGTCGATGATCGAGGAGTTGGGGTTGCCCTTGAAGTCGACGGAGACCAGCGGCGCCTCCTCGTAGGCGAGGATCCCCTTCAGCGGGCCCTCGGCCGCGGCCCTGAGCGCCGCGTTGACCTCCTCGGCGGTGGTCTTCGTGGCCAGCTCGGCGGTGAAGTCGACCACCGAGACGGTCGGGGTGGGCACCCGCAGCGAGAAGCCGGTCAGCTTGCCCTTCAGCTCGGGGATGACCAGGGCGACGGCCTTGGCGGCGCCGGTGGTGGTGGGGATGATGGAGAGGGCGGCGGCGCGGCCCCGGCGCAGGTCCTTGTGCGGGAAGTCCAGGGTGACCTGGTCGTTGGTGTAGGAGTGGACGGTGTTCATCATGCCCTTGACCACGCCGAACTTCTCATGCAGCACCTTGACCACGGGCGCCAGGCAGTTGGTGGTGCAGGAGGCGTTGGAGATGACGTGGTGCTTGGCGGGATCGTACTTGTCCTGGTTGACGCCCATCACGATGGTGATGTCCTCGTTCTTCGCCGGGGCCGAGATGATCACCTTCTTGGCGCCGCCGGAGGTGATGTGCACCTCGGCCGCCTCCTTGTTGGTAAACCGGCCCGTGCACTCCATCACGATGTCGACGCCGTGGTTCTTCCAGGGGATCTGGGCGGGGTCCTTCTCGGCGTAGACCCGGATCTCCTTGCCGTTCACGATGATGCTGTTCTCGGTGGCGGAGACGTCAGCGTCCAGGATACCGAAGTTCGAGTCGTACTTGAGCAGGTGGGCCGAGGTGGCCGGCGGGGTCAGGTCGTTGATCGCCACGACCTCCATGTCAGACCGCTTCAGCATGATGCGGAGCACACGCCGACCGATGGAGCCGAAACCGTTAATACCGATCCGAATCGTCATCGAAGGTTCCTCCTCCTCTTGCAGCAGCTTCTATTCCACGTTGGGGGAGCGAAAGAGATTCTCGATGACCAGGGCCGCCCCGCCCAGCGGGCCAGCATCCTCGCCCAGCGCGGTCCGGGTGATCTGCACCCGTTCCCGCAGGGTTGGCAGCGCACGGGCCAGCGCGGACTCCCGCAGGGGGCTGATCAGGTGGTCGCCCGCCCGGCTGGTGCCGCCGCCCACGATGACCATAGCAGGGTTCAGCAGGTTGATCATGGAGCCGATGCCCAGACCCAGGTAATGGCCGGCCTCAGCTAGTATCTCCTGCGCCACGCGGTCGCCCGCATCGGCGGCCTGGATCACCGTTGTCGCGATGACCCGGGAAGGATCGTCGCCGCACAGGTCCCGGATCGCGGTCTCCTCGCCGGCGGCCATGCGCTCCACCGCCCGGCGGGCGATGGCCAGGGCGCTGCCGACGGTCTCCAGGCAGCCGTCGCTGCCGCACCGGCAGCGGGGCCCGCGCTCGACCACGATGGTGTGGCCGATCTCGCCCGCGCCCTGGTGGGCGCCGCCGTAGAGCTGGCCGTTGATGATGATGCCCGCGCCGATGCTCACGCCCACCCGGATGAAGGCCAGGTTGTCCACACCCCGGGCACAGCCGAAGGAGCGCTCGCCCCAGGCCATGGCCCGGGCGTCGTTCTCGATCCAGACCGGCAGGCCCAGCCGCTCCTGCAGGATCTCGCCGACGGGCAGGTCGCGCACCTGGTAGTGCGGCGAGTAGCGCCAGGTGCCCCTGGCGGCGTCCACCACACCGGTGATGCCCACGCCGACACCGGCCACCGGCACCGGTGCCCCGGTCTGCGGGATCCGCCCGAGCAGTTCCTGCACGGCCCGCTCCACCCGGCCGACCTCCGAGAGGGGGTCGGCCGACTGCACCCTCTCCTTGACCCGGTGAACCACGGTGCCGGCCAGGTCGGCCAGCACCGCCCGCACGTGGCCGGCGCCGAGCTCGACGCCGATCACCCAGCGGGCCCTGGGGTTGAAGCGCAGCAGAATCGGGGGACGGCCGCCCGACGACTCGCCCGTGCCGATCTCCTCCACCCAGCCCTCGGCGAGCAGTTCGGCCACTACGGCCGAGACCGTGGGCCGGGTGAGTCCGGTCTGCTCGGCCAGGTCGGCCCGGGAGATGGAGCCGGCTGTGCGGACGAGGCGCAGGACCCGCTGCTTGTTGATCGCCCGGATCAGTTCCGGTCCGACCAGCACAGCGTACACCCCCAGCTTACGTAAAGATGTTTAACGAAGTGGGCTAACGGAGAGCCGCCTTCCAGCGGCTTCCGTCTTTATTCTGCCGCATCCATGGGAGCGGTGTCAAGTGGATCCGTTAAAGTGCTTAACAAAGCACAGCGTCACTGGAGGTCTTACCCGGCCGGCGCCTTCCTCCGGCCTCCCTATCCGAGCTGCCCGGTGAGGTAGCGGCGCACCATGGCGAGGGCGTGCACCGCGGCCCGCTCCCGGACCCCCTCGCGGTCGCCGTGCAGCCACAGCCGTTCCGTCCAGGCCCCCCCGGGCAGCGCCCCCGCGCCGCGGCCGTCCTCTGCCCCGCCGCGCGCGGCGAGGCCGAAGCAGACCGTGCCCACCGGCGTCTCCGGCGTCCCGCCGCCCGGTCCGGCGACGCCCGTGATGGCCACGGCCACGTCCGCCCCCGCCCGCTCCAGGGCCCCCTGCGCCATGGCCAGGGCCACCGGCTCGCTGACGACACCGTGCGCCGCGATCAGGTCGGCGGGCACGCCCAGGAACCGCTCCTTCGCCTCGCTCGCGTAGGTGACGAAGCCCATGCGGAAGTACGCCGAGGAGCCGGCCACGTCGGTGATGCGCTTGGCCACAAGCCCGCCGGTGCACGACTCCGCCGTGGCGAGCGTGAGCCCCCGGTCGGCCAGCAGCCGGCCCACGGCGGCCGCCAGGTCCTCGTCGTCGGTCCCGTAGAGGAAGCGGCCGAACCGGGCGCGGATCTCCGCCTCCACCGGTGCGATGCGGGCCAGCCCCTCCGCCTGGTCGGCGGCGCGGGTGGCCAGGCGCAGGTGGACCTCGGCGGTCTTGGCGTAGGGCGCGATCGTCGGGTCGGTCTGGCCGGCCAGCAGGTCCTTCAGCCCGTCGGCCAGGGCAGACTCGCCGATGCCCACGAAGCGCAGGGTGCGGGTGACTAGGCGCATCGGCCTGCCGCCGTTCCGGGCGGTGAGGTACGGCACGACGTGGCGTGCGAACATCGGCTGCAGCTCGCCCGGCGGTCCGGGCAGCAGCACGATCTCCTTCCCGCCCGGGGCCGGGATGATCAGCCCTGGCGCCGTGCCCCGGTCGTTGGGCAGCACCTTGGCCCCCTCAGGCACCATGCACTGCCGCCGGTTGTTCTCGGTCATCTTCCGGCCGCGGGTGGCGAACCACGCCTCGAGCCCCCGGAGCAGCCCCTCGTCCAGCTTGAGCGCCCGGCCCGCAACCTCCGCCGCCACCTCGCGGGTGATGTCGTCGTCGGTGGGGCCGAGGCCGCCGCAGGCGATCACCAGGTCCGCACGGCCCAGGGCCTGGGTGAGCACCGCCCTGAGGCGCGCGGCGTTGTCGCCGACCACCTGCTGGTGGTAGACGTCCACGCCCAGCAGCGAGAGCTGCTGGCTGAGGTACTGGGCGTTGGTGTTCAGGATCTCGCCGAGGAGCAGTTCGGTACCCACGAATACCAGCTCTGCGTTCACGCGCGCACCATCCCCTTCCGTCCGAGGGTTCGCCGGGCTGCCGGTCCTCTCCTGCGCGCCGGGCATGATGTGCCATCCGGCGGGCGCATACTACCGCAAGCGGCATCCGGGGGTGGTGAAGGTTGCGGTATCGCGCTTCCGCGCACAGCGGCGGCGCCTCCCGCTCCCTGCGGCAGCGGCGGGAGGTCGTACAGTCCCGGCACCTCACGGCCTACCTGAGCTCCCTGGGCATGACCGAAGAGGCACGTCTGGCCGGACTGACGGCCAGTTCCGGGCACGCCCGCACCAAGCTCCTCGAGTTGCTGCGGCGGAGCGGCCATCTGCCCGTCCCCGGCGACCTGGGGCAGGTCCGGGCGGTGATCGGCCTCTACTTCGGTCAGTCCGAGGATCTGATCTACCGCGAGCTGCAGCTCGGCGGCGGTCCCTTGGCCCTGGCGGTCTTCCTGGAGACGCTGGTCGACGACCAGCTTCTGGAGCGGAGCCTGAAGGGGCTCATCGATCCGCCGGAGCCGGCGCAGGGACAGGTCCCGACAGGCACCGACCTGGCCGAGCACGTGCGTCTCAGGCTGGCCAGCGCCCCGGATGCCACCGACACTCGGAGCATCAACCAGGCGGCGCAGTGGATCGCCGAGGGGCGGACGCTTGTCTTCATCGCGGGGTCGGACACGGCGCTGGCCATCAACCTCCCCGGCGGGCCGAAGCGGGCAATCGAAGAGTCAAAGAGCGAGCGGGTCATCCGGGGACCGCGCGAGGGGTTCGTCGAGTCGCTGCAGGTCAACGCCACCCTCATCCGGCGGCGCATCAGCGACCCGCGCCTGCGCCTGGACCTGATCACCATCGGCGAGCTCACCCACACCCGGGTAGCCATCGCCTACATCGCCACGATCTGCAAGCAGTCGCTGGTCGACGAAGTGATGCGGCGCATCCGCCGGGTGAAGGTTGACGGGGTGCTCGACAGCGGCCAGCTCATGGAATACATCGAGGATACGCCCTGGACGATGTTCCCGCTCATCAGGGCCACAGAGCGGCCCGACGTGGTGGCCGGCGGCCTCCTGGAGGGCCGCTGTGCGGTCATCGTCGACGGGAGCCCGTACGTGCTGGTCGCTCCTGCCACCTTCGCCGACCTGCTGCACTCGCCCGAGGACTACTACGAGCGCTTTCCGGCGGTCTTCCTGCTCCGCATCCTCCGGCTCGTGTTCGCGTTCGTCGCCCTCTTCGGCCCATCTCTCTACGTCGCCATGACGACCTTCCACCGCGAGATGATCCCCACCAACCTGCTGCTCTCAATCATGGCGGCCCGGGAGGGCGTGCCCTTCCCGGCCGTGCTGGAGGCGCTGATCATGGAACTGGGCTTCGAGATCATCCGCGAGGCCGGTGTGCGCATGCCCACACAGCTGGGGCAGTCGGTCTCGATCGTCGGCGCCCTGATCCTGGGCGAGTCCGCGATCCGGGCTGGCATCGTCTCCGCCCCCATGATCATCACCGTGGCGGTGACGGGCCTGGCGTCGCTGATGCTGCCCGACGTCTCCACGTCGCTGGCCATCCGGATCCTGCGGTTTCCGATGCTGCTGCTGGCGGGCACGTACGGCGTCTACGGGCTGACGCTGGGCGGCGCCGCCCTCCTGATGCACCTGCTCAGCCTCCGCTCCTTTGGCGTTCCCTACCTGGCCCCGTTCGGCCCGCTGCTGCCCGTCGACCGCGACGACACGATCCTCCGCCTGCCGCACTGGGCACACACCCGGCGCCCGGCCATGATCGAGCAGCTGGACACCCGGAGGGCGGCCAAGGGTCAGAAGCCCCAGCCCGAACCCCATCAGCGGGAAGGGGGGTCCGAGTGAAGCGCGTCATCGCCCTCCTGATTCTTCTCCCGCTCCTCTCCGGTTGCTGGAGCCGCAGGGAGCTCAATGACGTGGCCCTGGTGATCGCCCTGGGCATCGACATGGTCGAGCCCGCCATCTACGAGGTCACCCTCGCGGTGGCGGGCCCCGGGGCCGCAGGAGGGGGCAAGGAGCAACAGGGCAACGGGTCTCAGCCCAAGACGATCGTGGTCAGCGAAAGGGGCCGCAGCTTCGCCGGAATCCTCCGCCAGATCGAGCTGCACCTGCCCCGGCGGGTCAACCTCACCCACACCCTGCTGGTCGTCGTGGGGGAACGGCTGGCAGAACACGGCCTGGGCGACACGCTGGACTTCATCCTGCGGGCGCCTGAAGTAAGGCTGCAGGGGATGATCATGATGGCCCGAGGTTCGGTGCGCACGCTGCTGCAGACCGAGCCGCTCATGGAGGCGCTGGTCAGCAAGTCGCTGACGGAGATCGCGCAGGCGCGCGTCGGGCTTGAGATGCGCCTGTGGGAGTTCTTCTCCGCCCTGGCCACGGACTACCGCTCACCGATGCTTCCCGTGGTGGAGCTGGTGGAGAGCAGCGATGCCGCTCAGCTGGGGCAGAAGTACCTGGCGCACCTCGGCGGCGCCGCCATCCTGCGGGGGGACCGGGTGGCGCTCTACCTGGACGCGCAGGAGGTGCGGGCGATCAAGTGGCTGCGCGGGCACGGCCGGGAAGGCGTGATCACCGTCCCCTGCGGCGAGGAGCCTGGCGCCGAGGACGTCTCCTTCCGCATCACGGGAGCCTCGGTGCGGACCCGGGTGACCCTGCAGGGCAAGCAGCCCGCCTACAACGTGGCGCTCCACGGCAGGCTGCGCGTCTCGGAGATGCAGTGCCCGCGCTCGCTCATGCAGGAGTCCGTGCGGGCCGAGCTGCTGGCCAGGGCCGAGCAGGACCTCCACGACCTGACCCTCCGGGTCATCCGCAAGCTCCAGGAGGCGGAGGTCGACCCGCTCTTCTTCGGCGAGCGCATCCGGGCCCTGCACCCGGCGGTATGGCATGAGGTGGGCGTGGAGAAATGGGGGAAGACCTGGCGGCAGAGCCCGGTCACCGTGACGGTGCACCTGGACCTGGAGACCAGCGGTCTGATGAGCGACCCGCTGCAGGCCCGCTCGGGGCCCGAGGGGTGAGCGGCGGCACACCGGAAGGAGGCGCGACATGGCAGAGCGGCCCCGCAGCGCAGGCTGCGCCCGTACGCGGGCGCAGATCAGCCACTATCAGCTCCTGTGCCTGACCTTCACGCTGCACTTCACTGCAGCGATGATCGTCCTGCCCGGCACCCTGGCCAAGTTCGGGCACAGCGGCGCCTGGCTGGCTCCGCTCGTGGCCTTCCTCCTCGCGGCCCTTCCGGTCTCGCTGATGCTCGGCCTGCTGGTTCGGCGCCATCCGGGCCTGGGGCTTGCGGAGCTGAGCGGCGGCCTCATCGGGCATGTGCCCGGGCGCATACTGGGCCTGGCGATTTCCGTCTTCAGCCTGGTCATCGCCGCACTCACCCTG includes:
- a CDS encoding YciI family protein, with the translated sequence METCYMIRLTRKPGCTITPELLQAHYAHLRRLQERGQLVLCGPFADRSGGMTIIRADSLAEAEAVAAADPLVSSGMEECEVRAWVLTGGEGRPLESG
- a CDS encoding DEAD/DEAH box helicase, giving the protein MAETKLTFRDLELSEKVLKALDDMGFEEPSPIQEQAIPSLLQGRDVIGQAQTGTGKTAAFGVPIVERWDPKLRAVQAIVLTPTRELAIQVAEEITKIGKYARVKTIAIYGGQSIERQIRSLRFGVDVVIGTPGRILDHLGRGTLDLSQVRIVVLDEADEMLDMGFIDDIEKILQATPAERQTLLFSATMPPEIRRLAGRYMRDPITISVTPQQLTVPQIDQYFYEVRPSFKTEALTRILDIENVERGICFCRTKKGVDELVEALQARGYQAEGIHGDMNQAQRNRVMSRFREGYIELLVATDVAARGLDISDVTHVFNYDIPQDPESYVHRIGRTGRAGRTGTAVTLVTPREFPQLRLIERVIKTRLQRRPVPSLTDVAEKQREQLKEKLIKVLEENQLGEFKQMAEDLMAEYDPSDLVAAALKLVSGEGKPSQAAAQTDFGDTGAEAGMVRFFLNVGRAQSIQPADIVRTIAQEANIPGSVIGLINIYDRFTFVEVPKDVAGQVMQAMQGATIRGYQVNIEPAKPR
- a CDS encoding class II fructose-bisphosphate aldolase: MPLVTLREVCADAEKGGYAVGAFGVQNLETIQGVIEAAVEERSPAILIVSEGAIKYAGLKPITEIIKALAEQAPVPIVAHLDHGPSFEMATQCIVAGFKSVMVDASHYAYEQNVAITRQVVAMAHAVGATVEGEIGKIGGVEENIVVSDAEATMTEPEEAARFVQDTGVDAVAVAIGNAHGLYKGEPKLDIPRLKRIHDAVKAVAPDCFLVLHGGSGTPDHMIRDAIAAGVSKINIGTELKLAFVEGIRETLEKKPGVDDPRHLVAPARQKVKEVTRAKMRLFGSSGRV
- a CDS encoding methylglyoxal synthase, producing MRIALIAHDNRKQDMLKYVAEHKSAFEGHELFATGTTGKLIAEHTGLQIHCFLSGPLGGDQQIGSLVATGQLDMVIFLRDPLTAMPHEPDVQGLLRLCDVRDIPVATNLGSARMFADDLMRLKNVK
- the gap gene encoding type I glyceraldehyde-3-phosphate dehydrogenase, with translation MTIRIGINGFGSIGRRVLRIMLKRSDMEVVAINDLTPPATSAHLLKYDSNFGILDADVSATENSIIVNGKEIRVYAEKDPAQIPWKNHGVDIVMECTGRFTNKEAAEVHITSGGAKKVIISAPAKNEDITIVMGVNQDKYDPAKHHVISNASCTTNCLAPVVKVLHEKFGVVKGMMNTVHSYTNDQVTLDFPHKDLRRGRAAALSIIPTTTGAAKAVALVIPELKGKLTGFSLRVPTPTVSVVDFTAELATKTTAEEVNAALRAAAEGPLKGILAYEEAPLVSVDFKGNPNSSIIDAPSTLVLDGNLVKVIAWYDNEWGYSNRMVDLAAYIAGKGL
- a CDS encoding ROK family transcriptional regulator, yielding MLVGPELIRAINKQRVLRLVRTAGSISRADLAEQTGLTRPTVSAVVAELLAEGWVEEIGTGESSGGRPPILLRFNPRARWVIGVELGAGHVRAVLADLAGTVVHRVKERVQSADPLSEVGRVERAVQELLGRIPQTGAPVPVAGVGVGITGVVDAARGTWRYSPHYQVRDLPVGEILQERLGLPVWIENDARAMAWGERSFGCARGVDNLAFIRVGVSIGAGIIINGQLYGGAHQGAGEIGHTIVVERGPRCRCGSDGCLETVGSALAIARRAVERMAAGEETAIRDLCGDDPSRVIATTVIQAADAGDRVAQEILAEAGHYLGLGIGSMINLLNPAMVIVGGGTSRAGDHLISPLRESALARALPTLRERVQITRTALGEDAGPLGGAALVIENLFRSPNVE
- a CDS encoding competence/damage-inducible protein A, which gives rise to MNAELVFVGTELLLGEILNTNAQYLSQQLSLLGVDVYHQQVVGDNAARLRAVLTQALGRADLVIACGGLGPTDDDITREVAAEVAGRALKLDEGLLRGLEAWFATRGRKMTENNRRQCMVPEGAKVLPNDRGTAPGLIIPAPGGKEIVLLPGPPGELQPMFARHVVPYLTARNGGRPMRLVTRTLRFVGIGESALADGLKDLLAGQTDPTIAPYAKTAEVHLRLATRAADQAEGLARIAPVEAEIRARFGRFLYGTDDEDLAAAVGRLLADRGLTLATAESCTGGLVAKRITDVAGSSAYFRMGFVTYASEAKERFLGVPADLIAAHGVVSEPVALAMAQGALERAGADVAVAITGVAGPGGGTPETPVGTVCFGLAARGGAEDGRGAGALPGGAWTERLWLHGDREGVRERAAVHALAMVRRYLTGQLG
- a CDS encoding spore germination protein — its product is MRYRASAHSGGASRSLRQRREVVQSRHLTAYLSSLGMTEEARLAGLTASSGHARTKLLELLRRSGHLPVPGDLGQVRAVIGLYFGQSEDLIYRELQLGGGPLALAVFLETLVDDQLLERSLKGLIDPPEPAQGQVPTGTDLAEHVRLRLASAPDATDTRSINQAAQWIAEGRTLVFIAGSDTALAINLPGGPKRAIEESKSERVIRGPREGFVESLQVNATLIRRRISDPRLRLDLITIGELTHTRVAIAYIATICKQSLVDEVMRRIRRVKVDGVLDSGQLMEYIEDTPWTMFPLIRATERPDVVAGGLLEGRCAVIVDGSPYVLVAPATFADLLHSPEDYYERFPAVFLLRILRLVFAFVALFGPSLYVAMTTFHREMIPTNLLLSIMAAREGVPFPAVLEALIMELGFEIIREAGVRMPTQLGQSVSIVGALILGESAIRAGIVSAPMIITVAVTGLASLMLPDVSTSLAIRILRFPMLLLAGTYGVYGLTLGGAALLMHLLSLRSFGVPYLAPFGPLLPVDRDDTILRLPHWAHTRRPAMIEQLDTRRAAKGQKPQPEPHQREGGSE
- a CDS encoding Ger(x)C family spore germination protein, whose translation is MKRVIALLILLPLLSGCWSRRELNDVALVIALGIDMVEPAIYEVTLAVAGPGAAGGGKEQQGNGSQPKTIVVSERGRSFAGILRQIELHLPRRVNLTHTLLVVVGERLAEHGLGDTLDFILRAPEVRLQGMIMMARGSVRTLLQTEPLMEALVSKSLTEIAQARVGLEMRLWEFFSALATDYRSPMLPVVELVESSDAAQLGQKYLAHLGGAAILRGDRVALYLDAQEVRAIKWLRGHGREGVITVPCGEEPGAEDVSFRITGASVRTRVTLQGKQPAYNVALHGRLRVSEMQCPRSLMQESVRAELLARAEQDLHDLTLRVIRKLQEAEVDPLFFGERIRALHPAVWHEVGVEKWGKTWRQSPVTVTVHLDLETSGLMSDPLQARSGPEG